One Oryzias melastigma strain HK-1 unplaced genomic scaffold, ASM292280v2 sc01942, whole genome shotgun sequence genomic window, NNNNNNNNNNNNNNNNNNNNNNNNNNNNNNNNNNNNNNNNNNNNNNNNNNNNNNNNNNNNNNNNNNNNNNNNNNNNNNNNNNNNNNNNNNNNNNNNNNNNNNNNNNNNNNNNNNNNNNNNNNNNNNNNNNNNNNNNNNNNNNNNNNNNNNNNNNNNNNNNNNNNNNNNNNNNNNNNNNNNNNNNNNNNNNNNNNNNNNNNNNNNNNNNNNNNNNNNNNNNNNNNNNNNNNNNNNNNNNNNNNNNNNNNNNNNNNNNNNNNNNNNNNNNNNNNNNNNNNNNNNNNNNNNNNNNNNNNNNNNNNNNNNNNNNNNNNNNNNNNNNNNNactataactaattacttttttgaagtgagatgcccaacactgcttAGTAGAcactgaactttcatattaaggttgaggctgtaaaatattgacttaaGGCTGCAAATGGCCCACCAGTGTGAGACCCCGGCTTTGgagtttagaaaaagaaaagttttagtAATTGAGAtcatttttggaaacaaaatgtattaattatgGATGTTTTGTCAAACCATTCCATAAAGTGTATATTTCTTCCTTTCACAGAACTGTTGCGCATCACCAACCTGCGTATCAACTTCACAAAGCTCAACACCTTGGGAGACGACCTGCTGGACCGCCGCTCTGATGTCCTGCAAAAGTATTACTATGCCATCTACGAGCTGGTGGTCAGGGGGAGCTGCTTTTGCTACGGACACGCGTCGGAGTGCGCCCCGGTGCCGGGGGTCCTCACCCGGGAGAGCGGCATGGCAAGTTTCTGATGCTCACCCCCCGCTGAACCGATGCTTGTAATCCGCCTCTAACGCTCCGTCCCTTTGGTCGGTCAGATCCACGGTCGCTGCGTTTGCAAACACAACACGAAAGGGCTGAACTGCGAGCGCTGCAGGGACTTCCACCATGACCTGCCGTGGAGACCGGCAGAGGCGGAGAACCCACACACCTGCAGAGGTGCACAGgcagtgtttcatttttacctgCATGTTTCTCAGGTTTATGTAAGAGGAGAAGACCCAGATGCAGGCTAAAGTCAAACAAAGAGATTTATTGAAAACGTTCCACACAGTGAACATCGGGAAGTGAGGGATCTGGgctgtgaaaaaacaaagatccttttttttg contains:
- the LOC112139236 gene encoding laminin subunit beta-1-like, with amino-acid sequence KEDVSLRLNLEAEFHFTHLIMMFKTFRPAAMIIERSADFGRTWRPYRYFASNCTRTFPGIPAKGLHHINDVVCEERYSDIEPSTNGECIFLPFTELLRITNLRINFTKLNTLGDDLLDRRSDVLQKYYYAIYELVVRGSCFCYGHASECAPVPGVLTRESGMIHGRCVCKHNTKGLNCERCRDFHHDLPWRPAEAENPHTCRGAQAVFHFYLHVSQVYVRGEDPDAG